The Thermodesulfobacteriota bacterium region AATACCATAAGAGGAATTGTCATTGAGTAAGGCGATTCGTGAACATAGCGTTTTATACTCTCAGGAACTCTGGATTTGCCTTCAAAGGTTAGTAAATAGAGCCTTAGCATATAAAGTGCTGTAAGAACAACTGTAATTAGTGCCACAATCCAGTGGAACATGTAGCCCCTGTCATATAGCGCGGCCAAGATTTCATCTTTACTAAAAAATCCTGAGAGAAACGGCAGACCAGCAATAGCAAAGGTTCCGATTAAAAATGTAATTGCGGTTATTGGTATTTTTTTCCTAAGCCCGCCCATCTTTCTAATATCCTGCTCATCTGACATGGCGTGAATTACGCTACCAGAACCTAGGAACAGCAGTGCTTTAAAAAACGCATGGGTCACAAGATGGAACAGCCCCGCAGCGTAAGCTCCAACTCCTATAGCCATAAACATGTAGCCGAGCTGGCTGACTGTAGAATATGCCAGAACCTTTTTAATATCGTTTTGAGTAAGTGCTATTGATGCCGCCAGTATCGCTGTAAATGCTGCAATAGACACAACTATCATCTGAGCTGTTGGCGACTGAGAGTAGAACACATTACAGCGAGCCATCATATAGGCGCCTGCTGTTACCATCGTTGCAGCATGGATAAGAGCGCTCACAGGTGTTGGGCCAGCCATAGCGTCTGGAAGCCACACATAAAGCGGAAACTGTGCTGATTTACCAACGGCTCCTACAAAGAGTAAAAGACCTATCGTAGTGATAACCGCTGCCGGTACTGCTTCCATATAGGTGGGATCTAGTGCTTTGCCAAAAACCTCTTGATAATTTACCGAGTCAAAAATATAGAAAATGAGAAATATTCCGAGGATAAAACCAAAGTCTCCAATCCTGTTTACAATAAATGCCTTTCTTCCAGCGTAGGCTTTTTCATTATCTTGATACCAAAACCCGATAAGAAGAAATGAAGCTAATCCAACCCCTTCCCAGCCAACAAACATTAGTGGGAAGTTATTTCCGAGAACGAGTATGAGCATGAAAAACACGAAAATATTTAAGTATGTAAAGTACTTAGCATAACCTTTGTCATGATGCATGTAGCCGGTCGAATAGATATGAATTAGAAAACCAATCCAGGTAATAACAAGGGCCATAATGCTTGAGAGGCTATCGAACATAAACTCAAAGCTGACAGTGAAATCACCAGAAGGTATCCAGACAAAGAGCTCCTGTATGATCTGGCGCTGAGAAGCGTCCATTGATAGAAGCTGAATAAAGTAGTAAGTTGAAAGGATTGCAGATAAAAGAACCGCTCCTGAGGCAATTATTCCAGAAGCACTGTGCTCAGTATGCTCATCACCGCCATACTTCTTATATAAGCCGCTTGTGAAAAGCAGGCCGTTTATCGCAGCACCAATTAATGGAAATAGTATTATCCAAACAATCATGACAAATTATCCCTTTAGTAGCTTTAGTAAATCAATATCGAGTGATTCTCTGTGTGAGTAAATTGAAACAAGTAGCGCTAGTCCCACCGCAACCTCTGCAGCGGCAACTGTTATAGACATAATCATAAACACGTGTCCCGTCATATCGCCAAGAGCACGCGCAAAGGCCACAAATGCCAGATTTGCTGAGTTTAGCATAAGCTCAAGGCACATCAGCACAATAATCAAATT contains the following coding sequences:
- the nuoK gene encoding NADH-quinone oxidoreductase subunit NuoK; the encoded protein is MGVEHYLVLSAMLFVVGAYGVIVRKNLIIVLMCLELMLNSANLAFVAFARALGDMTGHVFMIMSITVAAAEVAVGLALLVSIYSHRESLDIDLLKLLKG
- the nuoL gene encoding NADH-quinone oxidoreductase subunit L; the encoded protein is MIVWIILFPLIGAAINGLLFTSGLYKKYGGDEHTEHSASGIIASGAVLLSAILSTYYFIQLLSMDASQRQIIQELFVWIPSGDFTVSFEFMFDSLSSIMALVITWIGFLIHIYSTGYMHHDKGYAKYFTYLNIFVFFMLILVLGNNFPLMFVGWEGVGLASFLLIGFWYQDNEKAYAGRKAFIVNRIGDFGFILGIFLIFYIFDSVNYQEVFGKALDPTYMEAVPAAVITTIGLLLFVGAVGKSAQFPLYVWLPDAMAGPTPVSALIHAATMVTAGAYMMARCNVFYSQSPTAQMIVVSIAAFTAILAASIALTQNDIKKVLAYSTVSQLGYMFMAIGVGAYAAGLFHLVTHAFFKALLFLGSGSVIHAMSDEQDIRKMGGLRKKIPITAITFLIGTFAIAGLPFLSGFFSKDEILAALYDRGYMFHWIVALITVVLTALYMLRLYLLTFEGKSRVPESIKRYVHESPYSMTIPLMVLAVLSILGGYVGVPDFMGKAIGIEHSNYFEHYVSASIYLDTAVEYGHHFFGHWALAGFSVGCAALGMFIAFYLYYIKPSSSENVAKEFGPLYKASYNKWYVDELYDYIFVKPFAYISGVFSKFDLGFIDGAVNGVAAVLKDTALTLQTVQTGVIRNYAMLMAVGAAVILTIVILYQGF